A stretch of DNA from Natrinema halophilum:
CTGATAGCGACTCGAGCGATGCTCGGATCGGCGTTCTGGTCGCGACTCTCGGTCAAATAGTCGGACTCGCTCGACGTTCGGCCCGGGCGGCGATCGCCTCGTTCATTTCGACGAACGCTCGTTCGACGCGATCGTGATCGAACGCGAAGGGGACGAGCGCTCCCCGAACGGTCTCCCGTTGAAGCAGTCGCGTCCGTCGACTACCGTCGGAAAGTGGTTCCGACGTGAATCGGCCGCTATCGGTGATCGGCTCGAGGTGAAACTCGTGGTAGCGGTCGAAGGCGAACGGGACCACGAACCGATCGAGCCAGGCGAGTCGCCGGTGCGGTTCAACGGCTACCACGGACGATTCGATGGTGCGTCGGCCACGCCCGGATGGGGCGGCCGGTGGTCGTTCTATCCCGGGATCGAC
This window harbors:
- a CDS encoding SRPBCC domain-containing protein — protein: MEEVEVFVEIDAPPPDVWEALRSFESYPEWNPASRRIEGVVVDPGIERPPAAPSGRGRRTIESSVVAVEPHRRLAWLDRFVVPFAFDRYHEFHLEPITDSGRFTSEPLSDGSRRTRLLQRETVRGALVPFAFDHDRVERAFVEMNEAIAARAERRASPTI